A genome region from Labilibaculum antarcticum includes the following:
- a CDS encoding efflux RND transporter periplasmic adaptor subunit, whose product MKMMKLMKIVILTVILSVGIFACKEKAEPKTEIIQPVKVFEVGTGTNDASVKVFTGLVKESREVKLAFQIPGPLVSLNVNEGQFVKKGELVAALNERDYLVQLESANANFENAKLQAERYTSLYEKKSTSKSVYDQIQVAYKLAKAQKEAAENALNDTKIYAPFSGYVQAMYAENFEKVGAGQPIVSLLDLTNLEVAVALSENDFFQYKSFMGFNAKFENFPNIDFNLKLIEIEKKPNGDNFFRMRLKIDTQDKQIVPGMVASITTKLKSTDALGCKIPVESVFSKEGKSYVWAYNLSSNCVKSKEVQMKGFDSMGMINISKGLSKGDLIVSAGVHSLREDQEVKQLQSKSNSNIGGQL is encoded by the coding sequence ATGAAAATGATGAAACTAATGAAAATTGTAATTCTTACGGTAATATTATCAGTAGGGATTTTTGCATGTAAGGAAAAGGCAGAGCCCAAAACGGAAATTATTCAGCCAGTTAAGGTGTTTGAGGTTGGGACTGGTACCAATGATGCTTCTGTTAAAGTATTTACAGGCTTGGTAAAAGAATCACGAGAAGTGAAATTGGCTTTTCAAATTCCGGGACCTTTGGTGAGTTTGAATGTAAACGAGGGACAGTTTGTTAAAAAGGGTGAATTGGTGGCTGCTTTAAATGAACGTGACTATCTGGTACAATTAGAATCGGCTAATGCCAATTTTGAGAATGCAAAACTTCAGGCTGAGAGATATACTTCTCTGTACGAGAAAAAAAGTACCTCGAAAAGTGTCTATGATCAAATTCAGGTGGCTTATAAATTGGCAAAAGCTCAAAAAGAAGCTGCCGAAAATGCTCTGAATGACACTAAAATTTACGCTCCTTTTTCGGGATATGTGCAAGCCATGTATGCTGAAAATTTTGAGAAAGTTGGAGCTGGTCAACCTATTGTTTCTCTTTTAGATTTAACTAATTTGGAAGTTGCAGTAGCTTTAAGCGAAAATGATTTTTTTCAATATAAATCATTCATGGGTTTCAATGCTAAATTCGAAAATTTCCCAAATATTGATTTCAATTTAAAATTAATTGAGATAGAGAAAAAGCCAAACGGTGATAATTTTTTCAGAATGAGATTGAAAATTGATACTCAGGATAAACAAATTGTTCCTGGAATGGTGGCAAGTATTACCACGAAATTGAAATCAACAGATGCATTAGGATGTAAAATCCCAGTTGAGTCTGTTTTTAGCAAAGAAGGAAAATCATATGTGTGGGCTTACAATCTTAGCTCAAATTGTGTGAAAAGTAAAGAGGTGCAAATGAAAGGTTTTGACTCTATGGGTATGATCAACATTAGTAAAGGTCTTTCAAAGGGAGATTTGATTGTTTCTGCTGGTGTGCATAGTCTTCGAGAAGATCAGGAAGTAAAGCAACTACAGAGTAAGTCAAACTCTAATATTGGAGGTCAATTATGA
- a CDS encoding TetR/AcrR family transcriptional regulator: MAKSDRVEIQERVTKVAMEMLLKFGLKGLNMVELARECGLAKATLYKIIGTKEDLIREIAFGIFNVNIIKILEPYKTIDDPAEATQEFLDNYLSYAIAGQKILIQQIYKEYPLIQKDVDDKFEDEMSSVYKKYMEWQEQGLIRQDINVEYCLDALQSLNDVYVTGHYSEKETIDRLRTAFRCLIRGMGILLK; the protein is encoded by the coding sequence ATGGCAAAATCAGATAGGGTTGAGATTCAGGAGAGAGTTACTAAGGTAGCTATGGAAATGCTGCTAAAATTTGGACTTAAAGGTTTAAATATGGTTGAGTTAGCTCGGGAGTGTGGGCTGGCGAAAGCAACCTTGTATAAAATTATTGGTACAAAAGAGGATTTGATAAGAGAAATTGCTTTTGGAATATTCAATGTGAATATTATTAAAATTCTAGAGCCGTATAAAACTATTGATGATCCGGCAGAAGCAACACAGGAATTTTTAGATAATTATTTGAGTTATGCCATTGCAGGACAGAAGATACTTATACAGCAAATTTATAAAGAGTATCCTTTAATACAGAAGGATGTTGATGATAAATTCGAGGATGAAATGAGCAGTGTTTATAAGAAATATATGGAATGGCAAGAACAAGGCCTAATTCGTCAGGATATTAATGTTGAGTATTGTCTTGATGCGCTACAAAGTTTGAATGATGTTTATGTTACAGGACATTATTCGGAAAAAGAAACGATTGATAGATTACGAACAGCTTTTCGTTGTTTAATAAGGGGAATGGGAATTCTTTTAAAATAA
- a CDS encoding tetratricopeptide repeat protein translates to MNRILVTLLLILFHLSSMSQNKELKKLFSKGKYDQVIDKAQVLLQGNATDPDLNSILGRAFTDSKQFTKAIPYLEKSIASDIGSNEIKAVSKAYLAKCYFINSEEQRAVAMLKECLNDSESKEATKYAHKYLGLFQTGIYYKAWELIETDNIRFHFQDKTKLKNAEEYMDRINLNFKRITKTLNVEPTKKVDFFVWSDRKEAFRKFDRPLGFPNSDLCIVNVWQNQTRDYELCHMLSQLALQSKFKTMLISEGLGVYFDQMDQNLLKLARLEVPKDKFSLLKLWEDPTKYERDLSYPVGAAFIEFLINKGGRENLKEFLSMQTIKHAREVYPDFQKWVNSFEAMLMQ, encoded by the coding sequence ATGAATAGAATACTTGTTACCTTATTACTGATCCTTTTTCATTTAAGTTCGATGAGTCAAAATAAGGAATTGAAAAAATTATTTTCGAAGGGAAAGTATGATCAGGTAATTGATAAAGCACAGGTTTTGTTGCAAGGAAATGCAACTGATCCTGATTTGAATTCAATTTTAGGTCGTGCCTTTACGGATTCGAAACAATTCACAAAAGCAATTCCTTATTTGGAAAAGTCGATTGCCTCAGATATAGGATCTAATGAAATAAAAGCTGTGAGTAAGGCTTATTTGGCAAAGTGCTATTTTATAAATAGTGAAGAGCAAAGAGCTGTTGCCATGTTAAAAGAGTGTCTGAATGACAGTGAATCAAAAGAAGCCACAAAATATGCTCATAAATATTTGGGTTTGTTTCAGACTGGGATTTATTACAAAGCCTGGGAATTGATCGAAACAGATAATATTCGATTTCATTTTCAGGATAAAACGAAATTGAAGAATGCCGAAGAATACATGGATAGAATCAATCTTAACTTTAAAAGAATTACTAAAACGTTAAATGTTGAACCAACTAAAAAGGTGGATTTCTTTGTGTGGAGTGATAGAAAGGAGGCATTTCGAAAATTTGATCGTCCGCTTGGATTTCCAAATTCGGATTTGTGTATTGTAAATGTATGGCAAAATCAAACGCGAGACTATGAACTTTGCCACATGCTTAGCCAGTTAGCATTGCAGTCTAAGTTTAAGACGATGTTGATTAGTGAAGGATTGGGAGTGTACTTTGATCAGATGGATCAAAATTTATTGAAGCTTGCAAGACTTGAGGTGCCAAAGGATAAATTTTCATTATTGAAGTTGTGGGAAGACCCCACCAAATATGAAAGGGATTTGAGTTATCCTGTAGGAGCGGCTTTTATAGAATTTTTAATTAATAAAGGTGGAAGGGAAAACTTGAAGGAGTTTTTATCAATGCAAACCATAAAACATGCAAGGGAAGTTTATCCGGATTTTCAGAAATGGGTGAACTCATTTGAAGCCATGTTGATGCAATAG
- a CDS encoding PepSY-associated TM helix domain-containing protein: MEIVMKLWNNVKLRKWLRFIHRDLGYFFVGITIIYSVSGIILNHKKNGEDPAYRTEYKTIQLASSLTPDQLKTYWQKNLTDYPLNRILPDDSKYNVYLKGGLGNYDPVNGRLSFEMYEKKEWVYFINKLHYNSRKGWTLMADIFAVVMIVFALSGMFMVPGKKGITGRGKWLVLIGIIIPFLFFL, from the coding sequence ATGGAGATAGTTATGAAGTTGTGGAATAATGTAAAGCTTAGAAAATGGCTCCGTTTTATACATCGTGATTTGGGCTATTTTTTTGTAGGAATCACCATAATTTATTCTGTTTCCGGGATCATTTTAAATCATAAAAAAAATGGAGAAGATCCGGCCTATCGAACCGAATACAAAACGATACAATTGGCTTCGAGCTTAACACCTGATCAGTTAAAGACTTATTGGCAAAAAAACCTTACGGATTATCCTCTAAATCGAATCCTTCCTGATGATAGCAAATACAATGTTTATCTAAAAGGAGGATTGGGAAATTACGACCCAGTAAATGGACGTTTGTCGTTTGAGATGTATGAAAAAAAAGAATGGGTTTATTTTATCAATAAACTTCATTATAATAGCCGAAAAGGCTGGACACTTATGGCGGATATATTTGCTGTAGTGATGATTGTTTTTGCTTTATCGGGTATGTTTATGGTTCCAGGTAAAAAAGGAATAACAGGAAGAGGAAAATGGTTGGTGCTTATTGGTATTATCATTCCATTTTTATTTTTTTTATAA
- a CDS encoding response regulator, with protein MHRILKKFKDWKIKSKLLLLTFLTITSIVFLSLISSYFFNTNKTLSIIINGVRVHQTLLQNATEELYNFKFFKEVEHLDKSAEYLTRANLLAEEFIQIENDFSSKNNDEIANNLFKDFPEIYNNEIGNARLLVNRLRTLKKVNNSNIKDTRNHASKTLDLVEKIKKELLSKRENINIDSTNRQLSEIQQHYAKISSEVNALAEKTNSALNWTMLGIALMIAVTILLLSRYISKSISVPVEQMVNNFKLIAKGNFQTPLNINSTDEIGALANSFNIIQQDFQNVVNYTQKVAQGDLSISLTPKSIEDKLSTSLNQMVKTLKDSKAINDETLWFRSGVNQLNEVLQGDQNLNKVSDHSLLFMTEFLGAELGAIYIYQEENKTLLLKASIGIPDKNQYKTIRLGHGLIGQAAQTKKLKHLKDVPEDYFTIFSGTGEIKPTNLVIVPLIFNDTLWGVLELASIKKIKESEIDFIKAVRESITVKIASTLARIRLETLLDTTQKQASELQVQQEELRVANEELAEQTKVLIENEKKLQVQQEELRVANEELEEHTKQLEIQKEEIQNKNINISQAHGKLETKARELEQTSQYKTDFLANMSHELRTPLNSLLILSSLLVKNKKGNLDEEDIESVEIINRSGKDLLQLINEILDLSKIEAGKMTVHFENLGSDSIAQEILMNFKHQAVKKKINFMIDIDKNFPKNIETDQLRLSQILKNLLSNAFKFTSKGSISVSMKMVTDKNILRRADLNDAETCAFVVTDTGVGIPDEKKEAIFEAFQQADGSTSRRYGGTGLGLSISKELARMLGGEIHLESESGKGSSFTLIVPVKQASKSAKAQNPSSKNKELTFEEKPVVLPIFIDDDRDIPHTGSTVIIIHPDQKEATLLYYQIQESSFHALVASNVEDAILLIEAHQPSAIIIGIELLMKNGEAQLDILRSHPYASNLPIHIVNPVEGIREREIKELPRVNATDLTSAIKKIQKELFSEYKKILIVEDDEVTRKIIRSLLKSTNAEIEEVSTAIEAFKLIKQNSYDCVILDLGLPDFTGNELLTKLSEANIKIPNTIIYTGKELSREEHRKLSKYTNSIILKGLKSDERLMDEVTLFLHHVATTIPDNPKAQKTEIDDSIFKGKKVLVVDDEIRNVFALGKMLEDKEIEVLEAENGKIAVDVLKENKNVDLVIMDIMMPEMDGYEAMTIIRKTPEICNIPIICLTAKAMKEDYEKAISSGANDYLSKPIDENKLFPMLKIWLYN; from the coding sequence ATGCATAGGATATTAAAAAAATTTAAAGATTGGAAGATAAAAAGCAAGCTTTTACTGCTAACATTTCTCACCATTACCAGTATCGTTTTTTTAAGTCTTATTTCCAGTTATTTTTTCAATACCAATAAAACTCTCAGCATAATAATTAATGGAGTACGTGTTCATCAAACTCTACTCCAAAATGCAACAGAGGAACTTTACAACTTCAAGTTTTTTAAAGAAGTTGAACATCTTGATAAATCTGCCGAATATTTAACCCGGGCAAATTTATTAGCAGAAGAGTTTATACAAATTGAAAATGATTTTTCATCAAAAAACAATGATGAAATTGCCAATAATTTGTTCAAAGATTTCCCTGAGATCTATAATAATGAGATTGGTAATGCAAGATTATTAGTTAATCGATTAAGAACCCTTAAGAAAGTAAATAATAGTAATATTAAAGACACAAGAAATCATGCGAGTAAAACCCTTGATCTTGTTGAAAAGATAAAAAAAGAATTACTTTCAAAACGAGAAAATATAAACATTGACTCAACCAATAGGCAACTATCGGAAATTCAACAACACTATGCAAAAATCAGTTCGGAAGTTAATGCTTTGGCGGAAAAAACCAATTCTGCCTTAAATTGGACGATGCTTGGAATTGCATTGATGATAGCCGTAACCATTCTCTTGTTATCGAGATATATTTCAAAATCGATTTCTGTTCCTGTTGAGCAAATGGTAAACAATTTTAAATTAATTGCCAAAGGAAACTTTCAAACGCCTCTAAATATTAATTCCACAGATGAAATTGGTGCTTTAGCTAATTCCTTCAATATTATCCAACAAGATTTCCAGAATGTTGTTAACTATACACAAAAAGTTGCACAAGGTGATTTAAGTATTAGTCTTACGCCCAAATCCATAGAAGATAAATTATCCACGTCCTTAAATCAAATGGTAAAGACACTTAAGGATTCAAAAGCTATAAATGATGAAACATTGTGGTTCAGATCTGGTGTGAATCAATTAAATGAGGTCCTTCAAGGTGATCAAAATTTAAATAAAGTATCTGATCACTCTCTACTGTTTATGACTGAATTTTTAGGAGCTGAGCTTGGTGCAATTTACATTTATCAGGAGGAAAATAAAACCTTATTGCTAAAGGCCTCTATTGGAATACCCGATAAGAACCAATACAAAACCATTCGTTTAGGCCATGGTTTAATTGGTCAGGCGGCTCAAACTAAAAAACTAAAACATCTTAAAGATGTTCCTGAAGATTATTTTACAATTTTCTCAGGAACGGGAGAAATAAAGCCAACCAATCTGGTTATAGTACCCTTAATTTTTAACGATACTCTTTGGGGAGTACTGGAATTAGCTTCTATTAAAAAAATTAAGGAATCGGAAATTGATTTTATAAAAGCTGTTCGTGAAAGCATTACAGTTAAAATTGCCTCAACATTAGCACGTATCAGACTTGAAACTTTATTGGATACAACTCAGAAACAAGCGAGCGAGCTTCAAGTTCAACAAGAAGAACTTAGAGTAGCGAACGAAGAATTAGCCGAACAAACAAAAGTACTAATTGAAAATGAGAAAAAGCTTCAGGTTCAACAAGAAGAACTAAGAGTGGCCAATGAAGAATTGGAAGAACACACCAAACAATTAGAAATTCAAAAAGAAGAAATTCAAAACAAGAACATTAACATATCTCAAGCTCACGGAAAATTAGAAACAAAAGCACGTGAATTGGAGCAGACAAGTCAATATAAAACAGATTTCCTCGCAAATATGTCTCATGAGTTGCGTACTCCTTTAAATAGCTTATTGATTCTATCAAGTCTTCTCGTTAAAAATAAAAAAGGCAATTTAGATGAAGAAGATATTGAATCAGTTGAAATCATTAATAGAAGTGGTAAAGATCTGCTTCAGCTTATCAATGAGATTCTTGATCTTTCGAAAATTGAGGCTGGTAAAATGACTGTCCATTTTGAAAACCTAGGTTCCGACAGTATCGCTCAAGAAATTTTGATGAACTTTAAGCATCAAGCGGTGAAGAAAAAAATCAATTTCATGATCGATATTGACAAAAACTTTCCGAAAAATATCGAAACAGATCAGTTGCGTTTGTCGCAAATTTTAAAAAATCTTCTTTCCAATGCCTTTAAGTTTACCTCGAAAGGTTCCATTTCTGTGTCTATGAAAATGGTTACAGACAAGAACATTCTGCGACGCGCTGATTTAAATGATGCTGAAACATGTGCCTTTGTAGTTACTGACACTGGCGTTGGAATACCAGATGAAAAGAAGGAAGCTATTTTTGAAGCATTTCAGCAAGCTGACGGAAGCACTTCAAGAAGATATGGAGGAACTGGATTAGGATTATCAATTTCTAAAGAACTGGCAAGAATGCTTGGTGGTGAAATCCATTTAGAAAGTGAATCTGGAAAAGGGTCTTCTTTTACTCTAATTGTACCTGTAAAACAAGCAAGCAAATCGGCAAAAGCCCAAAATCCTTCATCAAAAAACAAGGAGTTGACATTTGAAGAAAAACCAGTTGTTCTGCCTATTTTCATTGATGATGATAGAGACATTCCACATACGGGTTCTACTGTAATAATAATTCATCCTGATCAAAAAGAAGCTACTTTGTTATACTATCAAATTCAAGAAAGTAGTTTTCATGCTTTGGTAGCATCAAATGTTGAAGATGCAATTCTCCTAATTGAAGCGCATCAACCTTCTGCAATAATAATAGGGATTGAACTTCTAATGAAAAATGGGGAAGCACAGTTAGATATCCTGCGGTCACACCCATATGCATCCAATTTGCCGATTCATATTGTAAATCCGGTTGAGGGAATTAGAGAAAGAGAAATAAAAGAACTGCCAAGAGTTAATGCTACAGATTTAACAAGTGCCATTAAAAAAATACAAAAAGAATTATTTTCAGAATATAAAAAAATACTAATCGTTGAAGATGATGAAGTTACAAGAAAAATAATCCGATCTCTTTTAAAATCAACGAATGCTGAAATAGAGGAAGTTTCAACAGCTATTGAAGCCTTTAAGTTGATTAAACAAAACAGTTACGATTGTGTTATTTTAGATTTGGGACTGCCCGATTTCACAGGCAATGAACTACTAACAAAACTCTCCGAAGCCAATATAAAAATACCAAATACAATCATTTATACAGGCAAGGAATTATCTCGGGAAGAACACCGTAAACTAAGCAAATACACCAATTCGATTATTTTAAAAGGATTAAAGTCTGATGAGCGGTTAATGGACGAAGTCACGTTATTTCTTCATCATGTAGCTACAACAATTCCGGATAATCCTAAAGCACAGAAAACCGAAATAGACGATTCTATTTTTAAAGGGAAAAAGGTGCTGGTCGTTGATGATGAAATCAGAAATGTTTTTGCTTTGGGTAAGATGCTTGAAGACAAGGAAATTGAAGTTCTTGAGGCTGAAAATGGTAAAATTGCAGTTGATGTTTTAAAAGAAAACAAAAACGTAGACCTGGTGATTATGGATATAATGATGCCGGAGATGGATGGATATGAAGCAATGACCATCATAAGGAAAACTCCTGAAATCTGTAACATTCCGATAATTTGCCTTACAGCCAAAGCAATGAAAGAAGATTATGAAAAAGCTATATCCTCGGGCGCTAATGATTATTTATCCAAGCCAATTGATGAAAATAAATTATTTCCAATGTTGAAGATCTGGCTTTACAATTGA
- a CDS encoding response regulator gives MKRDKILIVDDKEENLISLERILSDFHVEFVRASSGEDALKHTLKDEFAMAILDVQMPGMDGYETLELMRQRKKTKLLPVIFVSAIHQSDLHIIKGIETGAVDFIPKPIIPEVLKGKVSVFLDLYRQRKELDLLLVYLEKKNEELIIERNKAEEATKSKSLFLANMSHEIRSPMNGILGLSKLLQQSNLDSEQKDMLDVMARSGENLIQIINDILDYSKIEAGQIEIENIDFDIRKVTDTIFHLLNYKAIERDVDFKIEVDEIIPENLIGDSFRLNQILMNLANNALKFTQNGYVTLSVKCIEKTKEQVSLFFSVKDSGIGISKDAQTKLFREFTQSDKSITREYGGTGLGLAISKNLTQLMGGKIIVESELGIGSEFMFELRFGHKEKQINMIEDQDIKPPYNLSILVAEDNPINQKVVMLTLRMMGLTCDIAKNGVEALEMYKKDRHQVILMDMQMPVLDGISATEKIRSFEKSETIEEPTYIVALTANAFIEDKQRCLEAGMNDFLSKPFKEDGLRKILNEASKSLAL, from the coding sequence ATGAAAAGAGACAAAATATTAATCGTTGATGACAAGGAAGAGAATTTAATTAGCCTTGAAAGAATTCTTAGCGATTTTCATGTCGAATTTGTTCGTGCATCATCTGGTGAGGATGCACTAAAACACACACTGAAAGACGAATTTGCAATGGCTATACTTGACGTGCAAATGCCTGGTATGGATGGCTATGAAACCCTGGAGTTAATGAGACAAAGGAAGAAGACCAAACTTTTACCGGTGATCTTCGTTTCTGCAATTCATCAGAGTGATTTACACATTATAAAGGGCATAGAAACCGGAGCTGTCGACTTTATTCCTAAGCCTATTATTCCTGAAGTTTTAAAAGGTAAAGTAAGTGTATTTCTTGATTTATATCGTCAACGTAAAGAATTGGATCTCCTTTTGGTTTATTTAGAAAAAAAGAATGAAGAATTAATTATTGAAAGGAATAAAGCAGAGGAAGCAACCAAATCAAAATCATTGTTTCTGGCTAATATGTCGCATGAAATTCGCTCTCCGATGAATGGGATTTTGGGACTTTCCAAACTTTTACAACAGTCAAATCTCGATTCAGAACAAAAAGACATGCTCGATGTTATGGCTAGATCAGGCGAAAATTTAATTCAAATCATTAATGACATTTTAGATTATTCGAAAATTGAAGCAGGACAAATTGAAATTGAAAATATTGATTTTGATATCCGAAAAGTAACCGACACAATTTTCCACCTTTTAAATTACAAAGCCATTGAAAGAGATGTGGATTTTAAAATCGAAGTAGATGAGATAATTCCTGAAAATTTAATTGGAGATTCGTTTCGTTTAAATCAAATACTAATGAATTTAGCAAACAATGCGCTAAAATTCACGCAAAATGGTTATGTTACATTATCAGTAAAATGCATTGAAAAGACAAAAGAACAAGTATCTTTATTCTTTTCTGTTAAAGATTCGGGAATTGGGATATCGAAGGATGCACAAACAAAGCTCTTTAGGGAATTTACTCAATCAGACAAATCGATTACCCGAGAATATGGAGGGACAGGTTTAGGCCTTGCCATTTCAAAAAACCTCACCCAATTAATGGGAGGCAAAATTATAGTCGAAAGCGAACTTGGAATTGGCTCAGAATTCATGTTTGAATTGAGATTTGGACACAAAGAAAAACAAATAAATATGATTGAGGATCAGGATATTAAACCTCCTTACAATTTATCTATATTAGTAGCAGAAGACAATCCTATCAACCAAAAAGTTGTTATGCTTACTCTTCGAATGATGGGATTGACTTGTGATATTGCAAAAAATGGTGTAGAAGCACTCGAAATGTATAAGAAAGATCGTCATCAAGTCATTCTTATGGACATGCAAATGCCTGTACTTGACGGGATTAGCGCCACTGAGAAAATAAGAAGCTTCGAGAAATCTGAGACGATTGAAGAACCAACATATATTGTTGCGCTTACGGCCAATGCTTTTATCGAAGACAAACAAAGATGTCTCGAAGCTGGCATGAACGATTTCCTTAGTAAACCATTCAAAGAAGATGGACTTCGAAAAATATTAAATGAAGCATCAAAAAGCTTAGCATTATAG
- a CDS encoding CheR family methyltransferase, producing MDPNQLEDLENIDIEIPLLLEAIFQKYGYDFRDYSKAHIKRRLMHRMAIGKFDSISLLQNKVLRDKSFFISLLEDLSINVTEMFRDPEFYSSFREQVVPNLRTYPFIKIWHAGCATGEEVYSLAILLKEENLLDRCQIYATDFNRRVLDIAKLGIYPTQGLEKFNRNYIESGGKNSLSDYYTLKYGSLKLDQSLSKKIVFADHNLVTDTVFAEVNLILCRNVLIYFNKDLQNKVINLFYQSLSSSGFLCLGTKESLRFTQLESDFANIDSSQKIYKKRIN from the coding sequence ATGGATCCAAACCAACTTGAAGATCTTGAAAATATCGATATTGAAATTCCTTTGTTGTTGGAAGCTATATTTCAGAAATATGGTTACGATTTTAGAGATTATTCAAAAGCGCATATCAAAAGACGTTTAATGCACCGTATGGCAATTGGCAAATTTGATTCCATATCCCTATTACAAAATAAAGTTCTGCGAGACAAAAGTTTTTTTATCAGCTTGCTTGAAGATTTGTCCATTAATGTTACTGAAATGTTCCGGGATCCGGAATTTTACTCTTCTTTTCGTGAACAAGTTGTGCCAAATCTAAGAACCTATCCGTTTATTAAAATATGGCACGCCGGATGTGCAACGGGAGAAGAAGTTTACTCACTTGCAATTCTTTTAAAAGAGGAAAATCTTTTAGACAGATGTCAGATTTATGCAACAGATTTTAACCGAAGAGTTTTGGATATTGCTAAATTGGGAATTTATCCAACTCAGGGCCTTGAAAAATTCAATCGCAACTATATTGAATCTGGAGGCAAGAACAGTCTTTCTGACTATTACACACTCAAATATGGTTCCCTTAAATTGGATCAATCCCTATCAAAAAAAATTGTTTTTGCCGATCACAATTTAGTTACCGATACTGTTTTTGCTGAAGTTAATTTAATACTGTGCAGAAATGTATTAATTTACTTTAATAAAGATTTGCAAAACAAGGTGATCAACTTATTCTACCAAAGTTTATCATCCAGCGGATTTTTGTGTTTAGGCACAAAAGAGAGTCTTCGGTTTACACAACTAGAAAGCGATTTCGCGAACATCGATTCCTCACAGAAAATTTATAAAAAGAGAATCAATTAA
- a CDS encoding chemotaxis protein CheB has protein sequence MLKAIVIGTSFGGLEALKAIITHLPKDFSLAVLIVLHIGDHNNDSFINYLNKKSKIPVKEAEEKEEIKAGTVYFAPPNYHLLVENDSTIALSADPKIHHSRPSIDVLFESAAWHYKNQLIGILLTGLNHDGALGIKEIQKYGGITIVENPETAIATIMPASAIEIMQPDYILNLDQIFRKISELSESD, from the coding sequence ATGCTTAAAGCCATTGTAATAGGTACATCATTTGGTGGGTTAGAAGCTTTAAAGGCCATTATCACTCATTTACCAAAAGACTTCTCTTTGGCAGTTTTAATTGTACTTCATATTGGTGATCACAATAATGACTCTTTCATTAATTACTTAAATAAAAAGAGTAAAATACCTGTAAAAGAAGCCGAAGAAAAGGAGGAAATAAAAGCCGGAACAGTCTATTTTGCACCACCAAACTATCATTTACTTGTTGAAAACGATTCAACCATTGCCCTATCTGCAGATCCTAAAATTCACCACTCCCGACCGTCAATTGACGTCTTGTTTGAATCAGCAGCCTGGCATTATAAAAATCAATTGATTGGAATTCTTTTAACAGGCCTAAATCATGATGGAGCTTTAGGAATAAAAGAAATCCAAAAATATGGCGGAATTACTATAGTCGAAAATCCCGAAACAGCTATCGCTACAATTATGCCTGCTTCGGCAATCGAAATTATGCAACCAGACTACATTTTAAATTTGGATCAGATTTTCCGAAAAATAAGTGAGCTAAGCGAATCAGATTAA
- a CDS encoding class IV adenylate cyclase, translating to MLTNIELKAYCKNKEKIRKILLSIGAKSNGNYQQTDTYFHSKSGILMFREENNENNLIHYIREDKKGAKESKVNIYPTTLNSTLKEILEKTVGKACVVVKTRENYFLDNVIFHIDTVDGLGDFVEVKAMDSANCISIEKLHKQCNQYIKELEINAKDLISESYSDLLQRNNLFSQILVDE from the coding sequence ATGCTAACTAACATCGAGCTTAAAGCATACTGTAAGAACAAGGAGAAAATCAGAAAAATACTCCTATCAATTGGTGCCAAAAGCAATGGTAACTATCAACAAACAGACACTTATTTTCATTCTAAATCAGGCATACTCATGTTTAGAGAAGAAAACAATGAGAATAATCTTATTCATTACATTAGAGAAGACAAAAAAGGCGCTAAAGAAAGTAAGGTTAACATCTATCCCACAACACTCAATTCTACCTTAAAAGAAATTCTTGAAAAGACCGTAGGCAAAGCATGTGTAGTCGTTAAAACGAGAGAAAATTACTTTCTTGATAATGTAATTTTCCACATTGATACAGTTGATGGATTGGGCGATTTTGTTGAAGTTAAAGCTATGGACAGTGCTAATTGTATTTCTATTGAAAAACTGCATAAACAATGCAATCAATACATTAAAGAACTAGAAATCAACGCAAAAGATTTAATTTCAGAATCGTACTCTGATCTGTTGCAACGAAATAACCTCTTTAGTCAGATTTTGGTTGATGAATAA